The Candidatus Kapaibacterium sp. genome includes a region encoding these proteins:
- a CDS encoding LptF/LptG family permease, which produces MKIIDRYIIKQFIFTFIFAQAALSMIFVVIDLMSNLDKFLDQNATVEIIVRYYFYFMPEILKMLTPIASLLSTLFTMGRMSTLNEITALKSGGVSLYRIMLPFVTMAILISFAHLYFNGWVVPESNKLKHDISNKYFSMSNSNAPIYNLYFREGPTVNLLMQHYDSDIKSGSRIAIEYFTDENSPRLTRRIESNLIEWNDEKQIWMMRQVIERIYSGNNVNTIRHDSLEMLLNITDSKIAKLKKSPDEMNFDELAEFIEILQSGGRNVRELQIDYHGQYAFPFANFIVILFGVPFASVRRKGGIAIQIGAALVISFFYIIFLKVSQPLAQTMDIQPIVAGWMANMIFFVAGIIVILKTKT; this is translated from the coding sequence ATGAAAATAATTGACAGATACATAATTAAGCAATTCATATTTACATTTATTTTTGCTCAAGCTGCATTGAGCATGATATTTGTGGTTATTGATTTGATGAGCAACCTCGATAAATTCCTCGACCAAAATGCGACTGTTGAGATTATTGTTCGCTATTATTTTTACTTTATGCCCGAAATTCTAAAAATGCTTACTCCGATAGCTTCGCTTCTATCTACGCTATTTACTATGGGACGGATGTCCACTTTGAATGAAATCACGGCATTGAAGTCAGGAGGCGTAAGTTTGTACCGAATTATGTTGCCTTTTGTCACAATGGCGATTCTCATCAGTTTCGCTCATTTGTACTTCAACGGCTGGGTTGTCCCCGAATCCAACAAACTTAAGCACGACATTTCGAATAAATATTTTTCGATGTCGAATAGTAATGCACCAATTTACAATCTCTATTTCCGAGAAGGTCCTACAGTAAATTTACTGATGCAACATTATGATTCGGATATCAAATCCGGCAGTCGAATTGCAATTGAATATTTTACGGACGAGAATTCTCCAAGATTGACCCGACGCATCGAATCGAATCTCATAGAGTGGAATGATGAAAAGCAAATTTGGATGATGAGGCAAGTAATTGAGCGCATTTACAGCGGAAATAACGTCAATACAATCAGACATGATTCGCTTGAAATGCTTTTAAACATAACTGACAGCAAAATTGCAAAGCTGAAAAAATCTCCGGATGAGATGAATTTTGACGAATTAGCCGAGTTTATAGAAATTTTACAAAGTGGGGGCAGAAATGTCAGAGAATTGCAAATTGATTATCATGGTCAATATGCCTTTCCGTTTGCAAATTTCATTGTAATACTTTTTGGCGTACCTTTTGCTTCTGTTAGACGTAAAGGTGGTATTGCTATACAAATTGGTGCAGCTTTGGTAATTTCATTTTTCTATATCATTTTTCTGAAAGTAAGCCAACCTTTGGCACAAACTATGGATATTCAGCCAATAGTAGCAGGTTGGATGGCAAATATGATATTTTTCGTTGCCGGAATTATCGTAATTTTGAAAACAAAAACCTAA